The genomic window TCGACTTCGCCTTGTCGAGCATCGCTGCGTACTGTTCCGGGGTGGCGACGGGCATGTCTTCTCCTTGCGTGGGGACGATTCGCCTTGAAGTCTAGTGACTCGGGCTCCGAGGCATACGGCACGATGGGGACATGATCGAGCACGCCCCGGACACCGACCTCCTCGACGGCTTCCTCGACGCCACGCGGGCCGCCGCTGCCGCCGTCGCGGGTCTCGTGGGTGGCGGCGACGGCATGCGGATCGACGGGGTCGCCGTCGACGCGCTCCGCCGGGCGCTCGAATCGCTCCCGGTCGACGGGCGCGTCGTCGTGGGGGAGGGCGAGAAGGACCAGGCGCCCATGCTCTTCGTGGGCGAACGCTTCGGCACGGGTGCGGGGCCGGCGATCGACCTCGCCGTCGACCCCGTGGACGGCACCAAGCTCGCGGCCGCCGGGAAGCCGGACTCCGTCGCCGTCATCGCCATCGCCCCGCGCGGTGCGATGTTCGACATCGGCCCGGCGTACTACCTCGAGAAGCTCGTCGCGGCTGGTGCGGGACGCGAGCTGTCGCTCGGCGACCCGATCGCGGTGACCCTCGACCGGCTCGCCGCGCGGCTGGGGCGGCCGGTCGAGCAACTGCGCGTCGCGGTCCAGGACCGTCCTCGGAACGCGGCGACCGCCCAGGCCGTGACCGCCGCCGGTGCCGAGCTCGTGAGCTTCACGGATGGCGACGTCGCCCTGTCACTGCGGGCCGCGGCCGCCGACGGCGACCTCGATCTGCTCCTCGGCGTGGGCGGGGCCCCGGAGGGCATCCTCACGGCTGCCGCGGTCCGGGCCCTCGATGGCTGGATGACGGCGCGCTTCGCACCGCAGTCGCCGGAGGAACGGGAGCGGCTTATCGAGGCAGGGACCGATCTCGACCGCGAGGTCCCGCTCGACGAACTCTGCCGCGACGACGGCTGGCTGCTGCTCAGCGCCGTCACGTCGACCGCGCTCGCCGCCGGAGCCGAACTCGCCGGAGTCCGGGCCGGCGCTGACGGCGGTGTCACGGTCGAGTCCGTCGTCGTCGGTCCCGGGAGCCCGCTGACGAGGTCACGGAAGCGCCTCGATCGAGACGCATCCACCGGCCTTCCCGGCCCGGTTCGATAGGCTGAAACCCTCATCCACCGAAGCGTCGTGTCCCACGAGGCGAGCGATCCATGGAGGATCCAGTGACCCAGCCTGAAACCGGCTCCCACTATCTGCAACCCGACCGCAACCTCGCCATGGAGCTCGTGAGAGCGACGGAGGCCGCCGCGATCCGGGCGGCGCCGTTCATCGGGCGAGGCGACAAGAACGCCGCCGACGGTGCGGCGGTCGACGCCATGCGCGCCTTCCTCGGCACCGTCAACTTCGACGGCGTGGTCGTCATCGGCGAGGGCGAGAAGGACGAAGCGCCCATGCTCTTCAACGGCGAGCACGTCGGCAACGGCCGCGGCCCGTCCTGCGACATCGCGGTCGACCCGATCGACGGCACGAGCCTCACCGCCGCCGGCCGGCAGAACGCCCTCTCCGTCATCGCCGTGTCCGACCGTGGCAGCATGTTCGACCCGTCCGCGGTGTTCTACATGGACAAGATCGTCACCGGCGCCGACGGCATCGGTGTCGTCGACATCAGCCAGTCCATCGGCGACAACATCCGCGAGCTCGCGAAGGCCAAGGGCAAGCAGCCCGAGGACATCCGCGTCGCCGTCCTCGACCGACCGCGCCACGCGCAGCTCATCGAGGAGATCCGCGCGGCCGGAGCTGGAACGCGTCTGCTGCTCGACGGCGACGTCGCGGGTGGCATCAACGCCGCGCGCTACGACTCACGGATCGACATGTGCGTCGGCATCGGCGGCACGCCCGAGGGCATCATCACCGCGTGTGCGGTGAAGGCGCTCGGTGGCCTCATCCAGGGCAAGCTCATGCCGAAGGACGACGCCGAACGCGAGCGTGCGCTCGCGGCCGGTCACGACCTCGAACGTGTCCTCGGCGCGAACGACCTCGTACGCGGCGACAACACGTACTTCGTCGCGACGGGCGTCACCCACGGTGAACTCGTCGACGGTGTGCAGCGCAAGGGTCCGATCATCCGCACCGAGAGCCTCGTGCTGCGGTCGCGTTCCGGCACCATCCGTCGTGTCGAGGCGGACCACCTCGCTGCGAAGTGGCTGTAGCCGCTCTTCCAGCAGCGCGAAGCGCCCGGCTCCACCTCACGGTGGTGCCGGGCGCTTCGTCGTGCGGCGTTCGTGCCGGTCAGTCCTGGAGCCGGTGCGCGAGCCGGGCCTCGAGCTCGCTCGGCTCGGCATCGGACGGCTCCGGCGAGGGCTGCGCCTCCGGTGCGGTGAGGCGCTTCGGTGAGGCGTCGCTCTGGCTCACCTGACCGATGACCGTCGCCTCTTCGAGGGCGTCGAGCTTGCGCGCCGTGACGAGCACGCGGGTCTCGAACGACGAGGCGAACTGGTTGTAGTTGGTGACCGTGCTCTCGATCGACCGGCGCAGGCGGTCGGCGTGGTCCGACAGCGTCGAGAGCCGCTGGTAGAGCTCCTTGCCGAGGTCGAACAGTCGCTTCGCGTCCTCGGTGAGGACGTCCTGCTGCCAGGTGAACGCGACCGTCTTGAGGACCGCCCACAGGTTGACGGGGGAGGCGAGGGCGACCCGTTTGCCGAAGGCGTAGTCGAGCAGGCTCGCGTCGGCCTCGAGCGCTGCGGCGAGGAGCGACTCGCTCGGGATGAAGCAGATGACGAACTCCGGGCTCGACTCGAGGCCGCGCCAGTACCCCTTCGCCGCGAGGGCGTCGACATGCGACCGCACGGCCTTCACGTGCTGCGCGAGGAGGGCGGTGCGTCGCGCGGCCTCCTCGCCCGTCGCGGTGACGGGGATGGTGCTGGCTTCGAGGTACTGCGCGAACGGCACCTTCGCGTCGACCGCGATCGACTTGCCGCCGGGGAGCCGCACGACCATGTCGGGTCGGCCGACGCCGTTGTCGGAGGTGATGCTCGACTGCAGGTCGAAGTCGACGCGTTGTGTGAGGCCCGCGGCTTCGACGACGTTGCGGAGCTGGGTCTCGCCCCAGACGCCGCGGGTCGCGTTGTTCCGGAGCGCCGAGGCGAGCGACTCCGTCGTGGACCGCAGGCGTTCCTCGGACTCCGAAGCCGTCTTCAGTTGTTGTGCGAGCTCACCGTGCTGTCGGCTGCGCTGCTGCTCGAGTTCCGCGACCTTCGCCTGCATGTGTTCGAGGCTGTGCTGCACGGGCGCGAGGGCCTGCAGGACCTGACTCTCCTCGTGTTCCTGGCGCGATCGTCGTTCGGCGTCGGCGCGGTGGCGTTCGGCGAGCTCGCGGTACTGCTCGCGCTGGGCGTTCAGCTCACGCCCGAGACCGTCGGCTGTGGCGTCGAGGGCGGCGAGTTCGGCGCGCAGTGCGGCGCGGAGTTCCGCCTCCTTCGCGGAGGCGTCGGCGAGGAGCTGCGCCTGCTGGCCACGGAGGTCGGCGAGCTGGGCGGTGTGCCTGGCCTCGAGCAGCGCCGGGTCGACCGATCCCGTGCCGGTGCGCCGCTGCAGTAGGAGGACCGCCACGGCTGCGCCGATGACGAGTCCGATGAGGAGGCCGATCCCGAGGGCGAGTGCGCTGTCCATGCCCTCAGTGTGTCGCGGGCCGCCGACATCGCTCGGAGGCCGCGCGGCGACCGCGGGCTCAGGCGGCGACGGCCGTCCCGATCCGGCCGATCTTCACGCTCGTGAGCTGCGCGAGTTCGGCGATCGAGGAGGCGCCGTGGCGGGCGGCGGCGTGGATGATGATGTGCGCGGAGGCCTCGGCGTCGCCGGTGGCGTCGTGGTGCTGGAAGTCGTCGAACCCGGCGGCGAGGGCGGCCACCGGGAGCCGGTAGGAGTCGAGCTGATACGTCTTGCGTGCGACGTTGAGACTGCACAGGTAGCTGAGGTCGGGGCAGTCGAGGCCGGTGGCTGCGCACCCACCGCGGATGACGCCCATGTCGAAGCCGGCGTTGTGGGCGACGAGCGCGTCACCCTGGGCGAAGTCGAGGAGGGTGTCGAGCTGGTCCGCCCAACCGGGCGCACCGAGGACGTCGGTCGCGACGATCCCGTGGATGCGCGTGTTCCACTCGAGGAACGCGTCGTGTCCGGCAGGGGGCTGGATGAGCCAGCCCGCGCGGTCGACGACGGCGCCGTCTCGGACCCTGACGAGGCCCACGCTGCAGGCGGAGGCGGATGACGAGTTCGCGGTCTCGAAGTCGATGGCGGTGAAATCCAGTGGCACGTCCTCACCCTCGCACCAGCGTCCGACACCGCCCGGGTGGCACGCCGCATGCCGCTCGATCGACGGTGCCGATCCGTGCCCGGAGCGGAGGCGCGACCCACGGGGCCGCGCGGCCAAGTACGATAGACCCTCGTGGCTCTTACTCTCGGCATCGTCGGCCTGCCCAACGTCGGCAAGTCCACCCTGTTCAACGCGCTCACGCGCAACAACGTGCTCGCAGCGAACTATCCGTTCGCGACGATCGAGCCGAACGTCGGCGTGGTCGAACTGCCCGACGCCCGGCTCGGCAAGCTCGCGGAGATCTTCGGCAGCGAGCGCATCCTGCCCGCCGCCGTGTCCTTCGTCGACATCGCCGGCATCGTCAAGGGCGCGAGCGAGGGGGAGGGGCTCGGCAACAAGTTCCTCGCGAACATCCGCGAGGCCGACGCCATCGCGCAGGTCGTGCGCGGCTTCGCCGACCCCGACGTCGTGCACGTGGACGGCGACGTGAACCCGGCCTCCGACATGGAGACCATCAACACCGAGCTCATCCTCGCCGACCTCGAGACGCTCGAGAAGGCGGTCACCCGGTTCGAGAAGGAGGTCAAGGGCAAGAAGCTCGACCCCTCCGTCCTCGCGGCGGCGAAGGAGGCGCAGGACGCGCTGAACGCCGGCACCCCGCTCTCGGCGACGAAGATCGACCTCACGCCCATCAAGGAGCTCGGTCTCCTCACGGCCAAGCCGTTCATCTACGTCTTCAACGTCGACGAGGAGGTCCTCCAGGACCAGGCGAAGCTCGACGAGCTGGCCGCGCTCGTGGCGCCGGCGAAGGCCGTCTTCCTCGACGCCAAGCTCGAGTCGGAGCTCGTCGACCTCGACGAGGACGACGCCCGCGAGATGCTCGAATCGACCGGCCAGACCGAGTCCGGCCTCGACCAGCTCGCACGCATCGGTTTCGCGACGCTCGGCCTGCAGACCTACCTCACGGCGGGGCCGAAGGAGTCGCGCGCGTGGACGATCCCGCAGGGTGCCAAGGCGCCCCAGGCGGCCGGCGTCATCCACACGGACTTCGAGAAGGGCTTCATCAAGGCCGAGGTCATCTCCTTCGACGACCTCGTCGAGACCGGCTCCGTCGCCGAGGCCCGCTCCAAGGGCAAGGCCCGCATGGAGGGCAAGGACTACGTCATGCAGGACGGCGACGTCGTGGAGTTCAGGTTCAACGTCTAGCCCGTCGAAAGCGCACGTTCCGTCGTCGACAGGCGCTCCAATCGACGGAATGAGCGTTCTCGGTGGTGGTCACCGCTTCCGCCGCTGTTCCGCGATCCACGTGTGATCGGCGATCGCCGCTGAGACGGCTTCACGATACTGCGGGCCGTCTGCGCTGCGGTACAGATCCCTGCTGAAGAACTTCGACTCAGCTCGATAGGGCGCGCTGTTGTGGACACGCGTCGCGAGATCCGACAGGACATCGTGGTCGCCCGCGAGGTAGGCGGCGAGCTCGGTGTCGTTCAGTCGGATGAGCGCGGAATCGTCGATGAGGGCGCTGTAGCTGTACCTCGCGTGGAGGTAGAGCGAACCCTCCTGCTCGACGAGGAACCACATTCCCGGTTCATGGTCGACGTAGCGCACCGTCACCACCACCGTCTGGCGCGAGGGAGCAAGCCCGCGAGGGCGGCGACCCCGACGAGGGCGCTGACCGCGCCGAGGAAGCCCAGAGGGGTGTCGCGGAGCGGGCCGATGACGAGCAGGGCACCGAGGCCGAGCGCTGCCACGCCGAACCCGGTGAGCCAGCGTCGGCCGACCTTCGCCGATGGGCGGCGGCGGGATGGCCCGGCGGGTCGCGGGCGCGCCCGGCGCCGCGCACTCAGCGATGGTCCGCCGTCGTCTGGCCCTTCGACGGCACGCCCGAACCCGTCGACCCACGGACCGGCACCGACCTCGGGGCAGCGGTCGTGGACGTTCGTGTCGCGGGTCGAGGCATCCGCCGGGTGGGTAGGCATGGCTGCGGCGAGATCCACGTCGAACCTGACGGAACCGTCCGGCAGGAGGGCGTCGTAGCCCACGAACCGCAGCGGCCGTCGGCGCCATCTCGACCTGCCACGGAACGCCGTCGCGCGGACGGCGACGGGACGGTCGGGCGATTCGCGCATGGATCGATGGTGGCACATCGGGTCTCCGTGGTTCAGCACCCTGATGGTTCCGAAGCCCCTGCCGTCAGCGAGGTGCTGCTCCGGCGGTACGCTCGATGAGGCGCCACCCGAACGGGCGCCTGGGGGAGGCACCGGGTGACGATCGATCTGGCGAGCATGCTGGTGGTGGCGGTGATCGTCTGCGCCGCGTGCGGGATCTTCTACGGACTCGACAGCGCGCGAACCCTAGCCGGACGCCACCTGGCAGCCTGGATGTCGGGATTCGCCACCACCCTGCTCTCGGCGGTCAGCTATCTCGCCGCCACGCTCAACGGCGACTCGGTGTGGATCGTCGCCGTCGCCAACGCCGCCATGGTCGCTTCGATCGCCGCCCTGTGGGTCGGGTGCCGGCTGTTCAACGGTCGACGCAGCCTCGTGCTGCTCGGCACCCTCTTCGTCGGGGTGACGGCGATCTCCGCCGTCCTCGACCCCACCGACGACCCGGAGTGGGCCGGTACCATCGCCCGGCTCATCTCGCTCATCATGCTGTCGCTGCTCGTCGCGTACGAGGCACGGCGGGGGCGCATGCGGACGGCGCCGGCGACGCTGGTGCTCGTCGTCGTCATGATCCTGCACGCCGTGTTCACCGCCGTGCGGCTCGCGGTCTACCTCGCGGCGGGTCCTCACTCGGAGACCTTCGAGCGGCTGTTCAGCACGCCCATCGTGACCTACATGAACCTCGTGTTCGTCGTCGCGGTCGCCGTCGGCCTCGTCCTCCTGCGCTCCTGGGAGCGCAAGCAGCGCCTCTCCTCGGAGCGGATGGGCGTCCGCGCGGTGGGGCGCCGCGCGTTCATCGCCGAGGCGA from Plantibacter flavus includes these protein-coding regions:
- a CDS encoding fructose-bisphosphatase class II — translated: MIEHAPDTDLLDGFLDATRAAAAAVAGLVGGGDGMRIDGVAVDALRRALESLPVDGRVVVGEGEKDQAPMLFVGERFGTGAGPAIDLAVDPVDGTKLAAAGKPDSVAVIAIAPRGAMFDIGPAYYLEKLVAAGAGRELSLGDPIAVTLDRLAARLGRPVEQLRVAVQDRPRNAATAQAVTAAGAELVSFTDGDVALSLRAAAADGDLDLLLGVGGAPEGILTAAAVRALDGWMTARFAPQSPEERERLIEAGTDLDREVPLDELCRDDGWLLLSAVTSTALAAGAELAGVRAGADGGVTVESVVVGPGSPLTRSRKRLDRDASTGLPGPVR
- the glpX gene encoding class II fructose-bisphosphatase, whose translation is MEDPVTQPETGSHYLQPDRNLAMELVRATEAAAIRAAPFIGRGDKNAADGAAVDAMRAFLGTVNFDGVVVIGEGEKDEAPMLFNGEHVGNGRGPSCDIAVDPIDGTSLTAAGRQNALSVIAVSDRGSMFDPSAVFYMDKIVTGADGIGVVDISQSIGDNIRELAKAKGKQPEDIRVAVLDRPRHAQLIEEIRAAGAGTRLLLDGDVAGGINAARYDSRIDMCVGIGGTPEGIITACAVKALGGLIQGKLMPKDDAERERALAAGHDLERVLGANDLVRGDNTYFVATGVTHGELVDGVQRKGPIIRTESLVLRSRSGTIRRVEADHLAAKWL
- the rmuC gene encoding DNA recombination protein RmuC is translated as MDSALALGIGLLIGLVIGAAVAVLLLQRRTGTGSVDPALLEARHTAQLADLRGQQAQLLADASAKEAELRAALRAELAALDATADGLGRELNAQREQYRELAERHRADAERRSRQEHEESQVLQALAPVQHSLEHMQAKVAELEQQRSRQHGELAQQLKTASESEERLRSTTESLASALRNNATRGVWGETQLRNVVEAAGLTQRVDFDLQSSITSDNGVGRPDMVVRLPGGKSIAVDAKVPFAQYLEASTIPVTATGEEAARRTALLAQHVKAVRSHVDALAAKGYWRGLESSPEFVICFIPSESLLAAALEADASLLDYAFGKRVALASPVNLWAVLKTVAFTWQQDVLTEDAKRLFDLGKELYQRLSTLSDHADRLRRSIESTVTNYNQFASSFETRVLVTARKLDALEEATVIGQVSQSDASPKRLTAPEAQPSPEPSDAEPSELEARLAHRLQD
- a CDS encoding exonuclease domain-containing protein yields the protein MPLDFTAIDFETANSSSASACSVGLVRVRDGAVVDRAGWLIQPPAGHDAFLEWNTRIHGIVATDVLGAPGWADQLDTLLDFAQGDALVAHNAGFDMGVIRGGCAATGLDCPDLSYLCSLNVARKTYQLDSYRLPVAALAAGFDDFQHHDATGDAEASAHIIIHAAARHGASSIAELAQLTSVKIGRIGTAVAA
- the ychF gene encoding redox-regulated ATPase YchF, with amino-acid sequence MALTLGIVGLPNVGKSTLFNALTRNNVLAANYPFATIEPNVGVVELPDARLGKLAEIFGSERILPAAVSFVDIAGIVKGASEGEGLGNKFLANIREADAIAQVVRGFADPDVVHVDGDVNPASDMETINTELILADLETLEKAVTRFEKEVKGKKLDPSVLAAAKEAQDALNAGTPLSATKIDLTPIKELGLLTAKPFIYVFNVDEEVLQDQAKLDELAALVAPAKAVFLDAKLESELVDLDEDDAREMLESTGQTESGLDQLARIGFATLGLQTYLTAGPKESRAWTIPQGAKAPQAAGVIHTDFEKGFIKAEVISFDDLVETGSVAEARSKGKARMEGKDYVMQDGDVVEFRFNV